AGCAGGGCCTGGCAACGAGGGCTCTGCCAGACGAGCCGGTGGATCCGGTCGAAGAGCTGCTGACCTGGGGCAAGGCGCACTTTGAAAAGATGGTCCACGGCCGATCCTTCATCCGACGGACGATCGGCGAGCACGAGGAGCACCCGGAAGTTGGGCACACTGCGACGCGCGGCTCGGTGGAAGCGGCTCGCGCTCTGGCGGCCTACTTCGAAAAGCTGCAGCGGTCTGGCCGCGCCTCAGCGGAGGTCGATCCATGGGTCGCTGTGAACGTCTTGGTGGGCGCGCTCTTTCTCGATGCCATCTCGCGCGATGTCATGCCGGAGCGCTTCCCGTATCCGCAGGATGAAGCACCCCAGCTCTACGTCACGGCCGTGCTTCGCGTGCTGGGCGTGAGCGTGTCCGACTTCGTGTCGCGTTCAGGCCCCGGAAGTTAGGCCGAACGCGCCTTGCCACTGACCGAGCGCGGTCCGCCACTCGCCGATTAATCGGAACAGGTTTCAGACGGTCACCGTAGGCTGCTTAGGCGCCT
The genomic region above belongs to Luteitalea sp. and contains:
- a CDS encoding TetR family transcriptional regulator, whose protein sequence is MDVREQLLEATMRVFSEAGWRGATTRRIAQVAGVSEVTLFRQFGSKESLIHEAMRCGEQGLATRALPDEPVDPVEELLTWGKAHFEKMVHGRSFIRRTIGEHEEHPEVGHTATRGSVEAARALAAYFEKLQRSGRASAEVDPWVAVNVLVGALFLDAISRDVMPERFPYPQDEAPQLYVTAVLRVLGVSVSDFVSRSGPGS